The Algoriphagus sp. TR-M9 genome has a window encoding:
- a CDS encoding HYC_CC_PP family protein codes for MKSILSSLMLLFFLAGQVNLTLAAHYCGDELKSAAVTIAPEKTDCCGTDSANIPDTDCCTDEYASSDSDDYFGKAQFQTQLSPDFLLAYVLTIPGIQWEDEELTRSEYLFPDKPTPDLTILYQSFLI; via the coding sequence ATGAAATCAATTCTCTCATCCTTAATGCTCCTGTTTTTCTTGGCAGGCCAAGTCAATCTGACTTTGGCAGCGCATTACTGTGGGGATGAATTGAAAAGTGCAGCGGTGACTATTGCTCCGGAAAAGACAGATTGCTGTGGGACAGATTCGGCGAATATTCCAGATACCGATTGCTGTACAGATGAATATGCTTCTTCGGATTCCGACGATTATTTCGGTAAGGCACAGTTTCAAACTCAGTTGTCACCTGATTTTCTTTTGGCCTATGTGCTGACTATTCCCGGCATTCAGTGGGAAGACGAAGAACTTACCCGTAGCGAATACCTCTTCCCGGACAAACCTACTCCGGATCTTACTATACTCTACCAATCTTTCTTGATTTAG
- a CDS encoding c-type cytochrome, translating into MKKLIKVFAYLIGTLIVLGLIGIAYVNFAFPKVQPAPDLTVDISPDRVARGAYLANHVTVCVDCHSVRDFSQFSGPITPGTLGQGGDRFDQNMGFPGVFYAKNITPAGISDYTDGELFRLITTGVTNEGRAMFPLMPYAYYGKMDPEDIYDIIAYIRTLEPIENEVPESKADFPVNIILKTIPKDATPMDKPAKTDQVAYGKYLTNAASCVECHTPVDAQGVILAGQEFSGGREFASPDGSVVRSSNITQHVENGIGNWTEELFVGRFKQYLDSGYHLPQVAPGEFNSIMPWVMYAGMKEEDLKAIYAYLKTVEPISNSVVKFTPPSGAE; encoded by the coding sequence ATGAAAAAACTAATTAAAGTTTTCGCCTACCTCATCGGAACCCTAATTGTATTAGGCCTAATAGGAATAGCATACGTCAATTTCGCTTTCCCAAAAGTCCAACCTGCCCCTGACCTGACGGTTGATATAAGTCCGGACCGGGTAGCTCGGGGAGCATACCTAGCCAATCATGTGACTGTCTGCGTGGATTGTCATTCAGTGAGAGACTTTTCTCAGTTTTCCGGGCCGATTACACCCGGTACTTTGGGTCAGGGAGGAGATAGGTTTGACCAAAACATGGGCTTCCCCGGTGTGTTTTATGCCAAAAACATTACGCCTGCGGGGATTTCGGATTATACTGACGGAGAATTGTTCCGATTGATTACTACAGGGGTCACCAATGAAGGCAGAGCGATGTTTCCCCTGATGCCATATGCGTATTATGGAAAAATGGACCCCGAGGACATTTATGACATCATAGCCTATATCCGCACACTGGAACCTATTGAAAATGAAGTCCCCGAATCCAAAGCGGACTTTCCGGTTAATATTATCCTCAAGACCATTCCCAAAGATGCCACCCCCATGGACAAACCTGCCAAAACCGATCAGGTAGCCTATGGAAAATACCTCACCAATGCGGCGTCTTGTGTGGAGTGCCATACCCCTGTGGATGCGCAGGGTGTGATCCTAGCAGGTCAGGAATTTTCTGGGGGACGTGAATTTGCCTCGCCGGATGGTTCCGTGGTTCGTTCTTCTAACATCACTCAACATGTGGAGAATGGAATAGGAAATTGGACAGAGGAATTGTTTGTCGGTAGATTCAAGCAGTATTTGGATTCAGGATACCACTTGCCTCAGGTGGCTCCTGGCGAATTCAACTCCATCATGCCCTGGGTCATGTATGCAGGGATGAAGGAAGAAGACCTCAAGGCTATTTATGCCTATTTGAAAACTGTGGAACCCATTTCAAATTCGGTAGTAAAATTCACACCTCCTAGTGGCGCCGAATAA
- a CDS encoding patatin-like phospholipase family protein has product MYRYLQALSILFLFFYSCDLFSQGLDSQEERPKIGLVLSGGGAKGIAHVGVLKSLEQAGIRPDYIVGTSMGAVVGGLYSLGYSADELEQIIQRIDWGLLISNRVDFKYIAFEEKEYYNRYLLEFPIVKGKIAFPSGLIQGQVLSDILHYYTWPANSYETFDDFPIPFRCVATDIRTGQPMIFDRGYLQDALRSSIAIPTVFSAFELDSTSVVDGGVVNNFPVDIVRGMGADVVIGVNVSDEDFKEVDDLGGFGGILMQIAMAPSLSITKENIEATDIYIKPDLEGYSTGSFSAYNEILELGKKTGEKYFAQFKALADSLERKDVIPGLSFQTDSIQINRIEILGNNLFSTDLIRSKMNINEGEYVTRDELETAVHGIYGMNGFYKVDYRLTPLGINSYEILVRIKEKPSTLLSTAIHYDNQFSAGILLNFTAREVLGHNSRTVVLADVSENPKFRFDYYKYTGTNKKFAFNLRANYLRQELPSYIEGKESDVQIGQNTRVEAQMISTNSLKQAFYIGGVFDASKSKYRFLSSSFDEVRNGRQTYFGGRFKYYRNSQNDRNYPTKGAEALLETTLHFKDWLNFKLNPGVDTIYLDTDEGELPISKEVFDSFIEELVPNSYLSTYGKYSKFIRISSKLQIRPELAAGLTLSSEESDKVFSDFFVGGYQNVRFNDTQFWGLNYAEVQTPNFIKFGAGIQYIPLNKIYLRAGANLLGYSDQVSFTDPEFFNKIYQQDSYFGYGLDISYQSILGPISAGIGGNNKDKALRSYISIGFSFNYSDR; this is encoded by the coding sequence ATGTATAGGTACCTACAGGCACTTTCCATCTTATTTCTATTTTTTTATTCCTGTGATTTGTTTTCACAAGGGTTGGATTCCCAGGAGGAAAGGCCAAAAATTGGTTTAGTATTGAGTGGTGGCGGCGCAAAAGGGATTGCGCACGTTGGGGTTTTGAAATCCTTAGAGCAAGCTGGGATCAGACCGGATTACATTGTAGGTACCAGTATGGGGGCAGTAGTAGGTGGGCTTTATTCCCTAGGCTACAGCGCCGATGAGCTAGAGCAGATTATACAGCGTATTGATTGGGGTTTATTGATTTCAAACCGGGTTGATTTTAAATACATAGCTTTTGAGGAAAAGGAATATTATAACCGCTACCTACTAGAGTTTCCTATTGTCAAGGGAAAAATAGCCTTTCCTTCCGGATTGATCCAAGGTCAGGTCCTCTCCGATATTTTGCATTATTATACCTGGCCGGCAAATTCTTATGAGACTTTTGATGATTTCCCAATTCCATTTCGCTGCGTTGCTACGGATATCCGAACGGGTCAGCCTATGATCTTTGACCGGGGGTATTTGCAGGATGCATTACGCTCCAGTATAGCTATTCCTACCGTTTTTTCGGCTTTTGAATTAGATAGTACTTCAGTAGTAGATGGGGGTGTAGTGAATAATTTTCCAGTTGATATAGTTCGAGGAATGGGAGCTGATGTGGTAATTGGGGTAAATGTCAGCGATGAAGACTTCAAAGAAGTAGATGATTTGGGCGGTTTTGGAGGGATATTAATGCAGATCGCGATGGCTCCTTCACTGAGCATTACCAAAGAAAACATTGAGGCTACCGATATTTATATCAAGCCTGATCTGGAGGGCTATTCCACAGGTAGTTTCAGTGCTTATAACGAGATTCTGGAACTGGGTAAAAAGACCGGCGAAAAATACTTTGCTCAATTTAAAGCTTTGGCTGATAGCCTGGAAAGAAAAGATGTGATTCCTGGTCTGTCTTTCCAAACGGACTCCATTCAAATCAATAGGATTGAAATCCTTGGCAATAACCTATTCTCCACAGACTTAATCCGCTCCAAAATGAATATCAATGAAGGGGAGTATGTGACAAGAGATGAACTGGAAACTGCAGTGCATGGCATTTATGGGATGAATGGTTTCTACAAGGTGGATTATCGTCTGACTCCTTTGGGGATCAATAGCTATGAAATATTGGTGCGTATCAAAGAAAAGCCAAGCACCTTGTTGAGTACGGCTATTCATTATGACAACCAATTTTCAGCAGGGATTCTGCTTAATTTTACGGCCAGGGAAGTGCTGGGGCACAACTCAAGAACAGTGGTACTTGCTGATGTTTCCGAAAATCCTAAGTTCAGATTTGACTACTATAAATATACTGGGACCAATAAAAAGTTTGCATTTAATTTAAGGGCAAACTACCTGAGACAGGAGCTGCCTTCCTATATAGAAGGTAAGGAAAGTGATGTTCAGATCGGTCAAAACACTAGGGTTGAAGCCCAAATGATTTCTACCAATTCATTGAAGCAGGCATTCTATATTGGCGGAGTATTCGACGCGTCAAAATCTAAATACAGGTTCCTATCCAGTTCATTTGATGAGGTCAGAAATGGGCGGCAAACCTATTTTGGAGGACGTTTTAAGTATTACAGAAATTCCCAGAATGACAGAAATTATCCCACTAAAGGGGCAGAAGCTCTATTGGAAACTACTTTGCACTTTAAAGACTGGCTGAACTTTAAGCTGAACCCTGGGGTAGATACTATCTATTTAGATACAGATGAGGGAGAATTGCCCATTTCTAAAGAGGTTTTTGATTCATTTATAGAAGAGCTGGTACCTAATTCTTACCTATCCACCTATGGCAAATACTCAAAATTCATCAGGATAAGTTCCAAACTGCAGATTCGTCCCGAGCTCGCTGCCGGCCTTACCTTGTCTTCAGAAGAATCAGATAAGGTGTTTAGCGATTTCTTCGTTGGAGGGTATCAAAATGTGCGATTTAATGACACGCAGTTTTGGGGTCTTAATTATGCGGAAGTACAAACCCCAAATTTCATAAAGTTTGGTGCTGGCATCCAGTATATTCCGCTTAACAAAATTTACCTGAGGGCTGGGGCAAACCTATTGGGCTATAGTGATCAGGTTTCATTTACAGATCCGGAATTTTTCAATAAGATTTACCAGCAGGATAGCTATTTTGGGTATGGGCTGGATATCTCCTACCAGTCGATTTTAGGCCCCATCAGTGCAGGAATAGGTGGGAATAACAAGGATAAAGCGCTTAGAAGTTATATATCCATCGGTTTCTCATTTAACTACTCCGATCGCTAA
- a CDS encoding zinc-dependent metalloprotease, whose product MRKTTTLFTIFFLMLSIASFAQKKNKKNAEPAPTTQKAKKGPFKDYKEIVTSEAITDEGLFTIHKVGEKSYYEVPFELLNDDMLLVSRISKLAAGLGGGYTTAGSKSNEQVVRWSRVQNSIHLRSISFRNVAADSLPIHLSVEANNYDPILATFKIEAFNPDSTAALIEVTDLFLSDIPALSGLSTSMRKQYQVRNLDKSRSFISRMASYPENVEVRHDMTYNAAAPPSNGRAGTISMEMSQSMYLLPEQPMQPRLYDQRVGWFTIRQIDYGSEALKSDEKTYIRRWRLEPKDPEAYARGELVEPVKPIVYYLDPATPQKWRKYFRQGIEDWQVAFEAAGFKNAIIAKDAPTPEEDPDWSPEDARYSTVRYVATTTRNAMGPSVSDPRSGEIIESDIVWYHNHLRSYRNRYLLETGAANPSARTLNTPDEEIGEMMRRVISHEIGHAIGLPHNMKASYAYPTDSLRSATFTQKWGLAATIMDYTRYNYVAQPGDEGVRWVRMLGPYDNYAVNWGYRYIPNANSPEEEKPILNSWIAEKAGDPMYLFGGSNSFDPSSQTESVGDDPVKASTYGLANLKIVAPNLAAWTATEGEGYGDLEELYGELIGVWSRYANHVVTNIGGVYEEFKTTDQDGVTYTPTPKAEQVESMNFLNENVFTTPEWLLQKEILSNIEPSGAVSAVKSLQSRILNNVLRMDRLERMIENEALNGNEAYSMTQMMADLRKGVWSELSGTQAIDAFRRNLQRAHVERLASLMSQDERSRSDVSAAARAELKSIQTAARAASSKYGAGIVRNHLRDIDALVDSILNAD is encoded by the coding sequence ATGAGAAAAACAACTACTCTTTTTACCATTTTCTTTTTGATGCTGAGCATCGCAAGCTTTGCCCAAAAGAAAAATAAAAAAAATGCAGAGCCTGCACCTACCACACAAAAAGCTAAAAAAGGTCCCTTCAAAGACTACAAGGAAATCGTAACCAGTGAGGCCATTACAGATGAAGGTCTTTTCACTATTCACAAAGTAGGAGAAAAGAGCTACTACGAAGTGCCATTTGAACTACTGAACGATGATATGCTTTTGGTGAGTAGAATTTCTAAACTTGCTGCTGGCCTAGGAGGAGGATATACCACAGCCGGCTCTAAGTCAAACGAGCAGGTGGTTCGCTGGTCCAGAGTTCAAAACAGCATTCACCTTCGCTCTATTTCTTTCAGAAATGTGGCCGCGGACAGCCTTCCTATACATCTTTCTGTAGAAGCGAATAACTACGATCCGATCTTGGCAACCTTCAAAATCGAAGCCTTCAACCCTGATTCTACCGCCGCACTCATTGAGGTCACCGATCTTTTCCTTTCGGATATACCTGCACTGAGTGGGCTCTCCACCTCCATGAGGAAGCAATATCAAGTTCGTAATCTGGACAAAAGCAGAAGTTTTATCAGTAGAATGGCCAGCTACCCGGAAAATGTAGAAGTTCGGCATGACATGACTTACAATGCAGCAGCCCCACCTTCAAACGGCCGGGCGGGCACTATTTCTATGGAAATGAGTCAATCCATGTATTTGTTACCAGAACAGCCTATGCAGCCTAGGTTATATGATCAGCGTGTGGGCTGGTTTACCATCAGGCAAATCGATTATGGGTCTGAAGCATTGAAATCTGATGAGAAAACCTATATCCGAAGATGGAGGCTGGAGCCTAAAGACCCAGAGGCCTATGCGAGAGGAGAACTAGTAGAGCCAGTCAAACCAATCGTCTACTACTTGGATCCTGCCACCCCTCAAAAGTGGAGAAAATACTTTCGCCAGGGGATAGAAGACTGGCAGGTAGCCTTTGAAGCAGCTGGCTTCAAGAATGCCATCATCGCCAAAGATGCTCCCACACCCGAAGAGGATCCTGACTGGAGCCCGGAAGATGCCAGGTATTCTACAGTCCGCTATGTAGCCACCACTACCCGAAATGCCATGGGACCAAGTGTATCTGACCCTAGATCAGGTGAAATCATAGAAAGTGATATCGTATGGTATCACAATCACCTGAGATCTTATAGAAACCGCTACCTGTTGGAAACTGGCGCTGCCAATCCTTCTGCCAGAACGCTGAATACTCCGGATGAAGAAATCGGGGAAATGATGAGAAGAGTGATTTCACATGAAATCGGACATGCTATCGGATTGCCACATAACATGAAGGCTTCCTACGCATACCCTACTGACTCCTTGCGATCTGCCACTTTCACCCAAAAATGGGGACTGGCAGCCACTATTATGGACTACACCAGATACAATTATGTGGCTCAGCCTGGAGACGAAGGCGTACGCTGGGTACGAATGCTAGGTCCTTACGACAATTATGCGGTAAACTGGGGATATAGATATATTCCAAATGCTAATTCACCCGAAGAAGAAAAGCCAATCCTCAACAGCTGGATCGCTGAAAAAGCCGGAGACCCGATGTACCTCTTTGGCGGCAGCAATTCTTTTGACCCTAGCTCCCAAACCGAATCGGTAGGTGATGATCCTGTGAAAGCAAGTACTTACGGACTGGCTAACCTAAAAATTGTTGCTCCAAACCTAGCTGCATGGACTGCCACCGAAGGTGAAGGTTATGGTGACCTAGAAGAGCTTTATGGAGAATTGATAGGAGTTTGGTCCAGATATGCAAACCACGTAGTAACTAACATCGGAGGGGTATATGAGGAATTTAAAACCACCGACCAGGATGGAGTCACTTACACACCTACCCCTAAGGCTGAGCAAGTAGAATCCATGAACTTCCTCAATGAAAATGTATTTACCACACCTGAATGGCTTTTGCAAAAGGAAATCCTAAGCAACATAGAGCCTAGCGGAGCAGTAAGTGCTGTTAAAAGCTTGCAGTCCAGAATACTAAATAATGTTCTCAGAATGGACAGACTGGAGCGTATGATAGAAAATGAAGCTTTGAATGGTAACGAAGCCTACTCTATGACTCAGATGATGGCTGACCTTAGAAAAGGAGTCTGGTCGGAGTTATCCGGAACACAAGCAATAGATGCTTTCCGTAGAAACCTACAGCGTGCTCATGTGGAGCGGCTAGCATCCTTGATGAGCCAAGATGAAAGAAGCCGATCCGATGTGAGTGCGGCCGCCAGAGCTGAGCTGAAATCTATCCAGACTGCAGCTAGAGCTGCAAGCTCCAAATATGGAGCTGGGATAGTCCGGAACCATCTCCGGGATATTGATGCACTGGTTGATTCCATACTAAACGCTGATTGA
- a CDS encoding glycoside hydrolase family 43 protein has product MKNLIYSLPALVAVTLLASCGKSTESTDTAATEVEVIDSTASKYLSQPLITDHYTADPSAHVFDGKIYIYPSHDVESDVPEDDLGAHFNMMDYHVYSMDSPTSPIVDAGKVLGVDDIPWAKRQLWAPDAAEKDGKYYLYFPAKDENDIFKIGVAVGDSPTGPFTAQPEAIKGSYSIDPAVYEDTDGSYYMYFGGIWGGQLQKYRANKFDDKGPAPTDGLPSDDEPALGPIIAKMSEDMLEFAETPKEVMILDQNGDPILNGDNERRFFEAAWVHKYKGTYYLSYSTGDTHFIAYATSDSPYGPFTYQGVVLNPVDGWTNHHSIVEVDGEWYIFYHDTQLSGKTHLRNIKMTKLSHQADGSIETIDPVK; this is encoded by the coding sequence ATGAAAAACCTAATCTATTCACTGCCTGCACTGGTGGCAGTAACCCTTCTTGCCTCCTGTGGCAAGTCCACAGAGTCCACAGATACTGCTGCCACCGAAGTAGAAGTAATTGACAGCACCGCTTCCAAATACCTGTCACAACCGCTGATCACGGATCACTACACCGCGGATCCTTCTGCGCATGTATTTGATGGTAAAATCTACATTTACCCCTCCCACGATGTGGAATCCGATGTACCGGAGGACGACTTAGGCGCACATTTTAACATGATGGATTACCATGTTTACTCCATGGATTCCCCTACCTCTCCCATAGTAGATGCCGGAAAAGTACTTGGAGTGGATGATATCCCTTGGGCTAAAAGACAGCTTTGGGCACCTGATGCAGCTGAGAAAGATGGCAAGTACTACCTCTACTTTCCTGCCAAAGATGAGAATGATATCTTCAAAATTGGAGTGGCTGTAGGAGACTCACCTACGGGTCCATTTACAGCTCAACCTGAAGCGATTAAAGGTAGCTATAGCATAGATCCAGCAGTATATGAAGATACCGACGGATCATATTACATGTATTTCGGAGGAATCTGGGGAGGTCAGTTGCAAAAATATAGAGCCAATAAATTTGATGACAAAGGCCCGGCTCCTACTGATGGACTGCCATCTGATGATGAACCGGCTCTGGGTCCTATTATAGCTAAAATGAGTGAGGACATGCTAGAGTTTGCCGAGACACCTAAAGAGGTAATGATCCTGGATCAGAACGGTGACCCTATTTTAAATGGAGACAATGAAAGGAGGTTTTTCGAAGCGGCTTGGGTTCACAAGTATAAGGGTACATACTACCTATCCTATTCTACAGGTGATACCCATTTCATTGCATATGCTACATCAGATAGTCCTTATGGGCCATTTACCTATCAAGGGGTAGTTTTGAATCCGGTAGATGGATGGACCAACCATCACTCTATAGTGGAAGTGGATGGAGAATGGTACATTTTCTATCATGACACGCAGCTTTCTGGCAAAACACACCTGAGAAACATCAAAATGACAAAGTTAAGTCACCAAGCAGATGGCAGTATCGAGACTATAGATCCTGTCAAATAA
- a CDS encoding gluconate 2-dehydrogenase subunit 3 family protein has protein sequence MNRRKSLKILGGTVVGIAGLALADWKWQLLDGMNHSGFFSSKEEKLIAAIADTIIPEGLPPKTPSPDSKPIGAISTGTDIYLMKLFEHCYEKEDQDQIKAQLATLDEKGFLNASKEEREAMLLALASSEHEKDQEFFTLMKSQTITGFTTVKEVMVDYRNYKVAPGYYHGCVTLPAQT, from the coding sequence ATGAACCGAAGAAAATCCCTCAAAATACTGGGCGGAACTGTAGTCGGAATAGCTGGACTAGCGCTGGCAGACTGGAAATGGCAATTGCTGGATGGTATGAACCACAGCGGTTTTTTCTCTAGTAAGGAGGAAAAACTTATTGCTGCAATCGCCGACACCATCATCCCGGAGGGTTTGCCTCCCAAAACTCCCTCACCCGATTCTAAACCAATTGGTGCAATCAGCACAGGTACGGATATCTACTTGATGAAACTTTTTGAGCATTGTTATGAAAAGGAAGATCAGGATCAGATCAAAGCCCAGCTAGCCACTTTGGATGAAAAGGGCTTTTTAAATGCCTCCAAAGAGGAGCGAGAAGCCATGCTTTTGGCCTTAGCTTCATCTGAACATGAAAAGGACCAGGAATTTTTCACCCTGATGAAGTCCCAGACCATTACAGGTTTTACTACGGTCAAAGAAGTGATGGTGGATTATAGAAATTACAAAGTTGCGCCAGGTTACTACCATGGCTGCGTGACCTTACCTGCTCAAACCTAA
- a CDS encoding GMC oxidoreductase: MLQDSKEKRTYDAIVIGSGASGGWAAKELTEKGLKTLVLERGRMVKHIEDYPTASKAPWEFEFRGAVPLEKRSGLGGGRWLRAETAHWALADDEQPIIQEKPFRWFRGYHVGGKSLLWARATQRWSDFDYEGPVRDGFAVDWPIRYKDLEPWYTHVEKFAGIAGNKDGLAELPDSEVMPGFEMSCIENYYKEQLASNFENRYLIQGRCAHLTDPQEIHKQQGRNKCQHQAMCNRGCVYGGYFSANASTLPWAEKTGNLTVRPDAVVESIIYDDAKGKATGVRIIDRNTKEAIEFYAKIIFVNASTIASNAILLNSKSSTFSGGIGNENGLMGKYLACHNYRGKGSASFEGFLDKFNDGRNPGHAYVPRFRNVFKQETDFLRGYSIGMSGGRGQGSDTSMIGDQLRDNLLNQKYGVWHMSAWMQGETVPVEDNHVRLSTDQVDKYGIPQIILSVEWKENDDKMVADFVEQQTLMYEKAGFTNIKVEDSHSDPGSDIHEMGGVRMGHDPKTSLLNKYNQLHHCKNVFVTDGACMTSTSTQNPTLTFMALTARAANYAVEELNRQNL; this comes from the coding sequence ATGTTACAAGACTCAAAAGAAAAAAGAACTTATGACGCGATCGTAATAGGGTCTGGTGCAAGTGGTGGCTGGGCTGCCAAAGAACTGACAGAGAAAGGATTGAAAACATTGGTGTTGGAGCGTGGGCGGATGGTCAAGCATATAGAAGATTACCCTACCGCTTCCAAGGCTCCTTGGGAATTTGAATTCCGGGGTGCAGTTCCATTAGAAAAAAGGTCTGGTCTGGGAGGAGGGCGCTGGCTAAGGGCAGAAACAGCGCATTGGGCCCTGGCAGACGATGAGCAGCCTATCATTCAGGAAAAGCCCTTCCGTTGGTTTAGAGGTTACCATGTAGGAGGTAAATCTTTGCTTTGGGCTAGAGCTACTCAGCGCTGGAGTGATTTTGATTACGAGGGACCGGTTCGGGATGGGTTTGCGGTGGATTGGCCGATACGGTATAAAGACCTTGAGCCCTGGTACACTCACGTAGAAAAGTTTGCAGGCATCGCCGGAAATAAGGACGGCTTGGCAGAACTGCCTGATTCCGAAGTGATGCCGGGCTTTGAGATGAGCTGCATAGAGAATTATTACAAGGAGCAGCTCGCTTCTAATTTTGAAAATAGATACCTGATCCAAGGCAGATGTGCGCACCTGACCGATCCTCAGGAAATCCACAAGCAGCAAGGAAGGAATAAATGTCAGCACCAGGCCATGTGTAATCGGGGCTGTGTGTACGGGGGGTATTTTTCCGCCAATGCTTCCACTTTGCCATGGGCAGAAAAAACCGGAAATCTAACCGTACGGCCCGATGCAGTGGTAGAATCCATCATTTATGATGATGCCAAAGGCAAGGCTACCGGGGTAAGGATCATCGATAGAAATACCAAAGAGGCCATAGAGTTTTATGCAAAAATTATCTTTGTAAATGCATCTACCATTGCCTCCAATGCCATTTTGCTCAATTCAAAATCTTCGACATTTTCCGGAGGAATAGGAAATGAAAATGGATTGATGGGCAAATATTTGGCCTGCCACAACTATCGTGGCAAAGGCAGTGCAAGTTTCGAGGGCTTTCTAGATAAATTTAATGACGGAAGAAATCCAGGCCATGCTTACGTACCTAGGTTCCGGAATGTGTTTAAGCAAGAAACTGATTTTCTCAGAGGATACTCCATCGGCATGTCAGGAGGACGAGGTCAAGGGTCAGATACCAGCATGATAGGAGATCAATTGCGGGACAATCTCCTCAACCAGAAGTATGGGGTATGGCATATGTCTGCTTGGATGCAGGGAGAGACAGTGCCTGTGGAGGATAATCATGTGCGGCTGAGTACTGATCAAGTTGATAAATATGGAATACCACAGATCATACTCTCTGTAGAGTGGAAGGAAAACGACGATAAGATGGTGGCAGACTTTGTGGAGCAGCAGACACTCATGTATGAGAAAGCTGGCTTTACCAATATTAAAGTAGAGGATAGCCATTCGGATCCGGGTTCGGACATTCATGAAATGGGGGGAGTGCGAATGGGACATGACCCTAAAACCTCTCTGCTGAACAAATACAATCAACTCCATCACTGCAAAAATGTCTTTGTCACGGACGGTGCCTGCATGACGAGTACCAGCACCCAAAACCCAACGCTGACCTTTATGGCTTTGACTGCACGTGCGGCTAACTATGCGGTGGAAGAACTGAATAGACAAAACCTGTAG
- a CDS encoding sugar phosphate isomerase/epimerase family protein: MKKLNIIILTVLLSGIFPALVFAQQKGDALLQVPLGVQSYSFRNHWANGVESTLDIIQQMGFKELEGGAPRGMSAAEFVKLCKARGISIPSTGTGFEALEADPQKVADQVKALGAKYVMVAWLPHDGDFTKANADRAIKAFNEGGKVLAENGITFKYHVHGYEFQPYGDGTLFDYIVEHTDPKYVSFQMDVMWTHFGGADPVALLKKYGDRWVSLHLKDLRKGAPKDMTGLTGPENDVVLGTGELDIPGILRESNRIGIKHMFIEDESDEELENLPKSIAYLKSLTY, from the coding sequence ATGAAAAAGCTGAACATTATTATTCTAACCGTCTTGCTGAGCGGTATATTTCCAGCATTGGTTTTTGCGCAGCAAAAGGGAGATGCCCTGCTGCAGGTACCGCTCGGAGTACAGTCTTATTCCTTTCGTAACCACTGGGCCAATGGAGTAGAGTCCACTTTGGATATTATACAGCAGATGGGTTTCAAAGAACTGGAAGGCGGAGCTCCTAGGGGTATGTCTGCAGCTGAATTTGTAAAGCTTTGCAAAGCCAGAGGAATCAGCATTCCCTCCACAGGGACAGGATTTGAAGCTTTAGAAGCTGATCCTCAGAAAGTGGCAGATCAAGTGAAAGCCTTGGGGGCGAAGTACGTGATGGTGGCTTGGTTGCCGCATGATGGGGATTTTACCAAAGCAAATGCCGACCGTGCCATCAAAGCTTTCAATGAAGGAGGGAAGGTGCTGGCAGAGAATGGGATAACCTTTAAGTATCATGTGCATGGCTACGAATTTCAGCCTTATGGTGACGGAACCTTGTTTGATTACATAGTCGAGCATACCGATCCCAAATACGTTTCATTCCAAATGGATGTGATGTGGACGCATTTTGGCGGTGCAGACCCCGTGGCTTTACTGAAAAAATATGGGGATAGATGGGTTTCCCTGCACTTGAAAGATCTTCGTAAAGGTGCTCCCAAAGACATGACTGGATTAACTGGTCCCGAAAATGATGTGGTGCTGGGTACAGGGGAATTGGATATTCCGGGAATCCTAAGAGAATCAAACAGAATAGGGATCAAGCACATGTTCATAGAAGATGAAAGTGATGAAGAATTGGAAAATCTCCCCAAAAGTATCGCATATCTAAAGAGTCTAACATACTAG